A portion of the Streptomyces sp. NBC_00376 genome contains these proteins:
- a CDS encoding D-arabinono-1,4-lactone oxidase: protein MTDARTTTNAWRNWAGNVSARPVRAVSPASVPELAEVLRRASEDGLRVKPVGTGHSFTATAATDGVLIRPDLLTGIRNIDREAMTVTVEAGTPLKRLNTALAREGLSLTNMGDIMEQTVAGATSTGTHGTGRDSASISAQIRALELVTADGTVLTCSEKENADIFAVARIGLGALGVITAITFAVEPLFLLTACEEPMTFDRVMGDFDELVAENEHFEFYWFPHTGNCNTKRNNRSAGPAAPPGKVSGWIEDELLSNGLFQVACSLGRAVPATIPSIAKLSSRALSARTYTDIPYKVFTSPRRVRFVEMEYALPREAAVEALREVKAMVERSPLRISFPVEVRTAPADDIALSTASGRESAYIAVHLYKGTPYQAYFTAVERIMTAHAGRPHWGKVNTRDAEYLAGVYPRFGEFTAVRDRLDPDRLFGNDYLRRVLGE from the coding sequence TACGGGCCGTGTCCCCGGCCTCCGTCCCGGAGCTGGCCGAGGTGCTGCGCCGGGCGTCCGAGGACGGTCTGCGGGTGAAGCCTGTCGGCACCGGCCACTCCTTCACCGCGACGGCGGCCACCGACGGTGTGCTGATCCGCCCGGACCTGCTCACCGGCATCCGGAACATCGACCGCGAGGCGATGACGGTGACCGTCGAGGCCGGCACCCCGCTGAAGCGGCTGAACACGGCGCTGGCCCGCGAGGGCCTCTCGCTCACCAACATGGGCGACATCATGGAGCAGACGGTCGCGGGCGCCACCTCGACCGGCACCCACGGCACCGGCCGTGACTCGGCGTCCATATCCGCGCAGATCCGCGCCCTCGAACTGGTCACCGCCGACGGCACGGTGCTGACCTGCTCGGAGAAGGAGAACGCCGACATCTTCGCCGTCGCCCGGATCGGGCTCGGCGCGCTGGGTGTCATCACGGCGATCACCTTCGCCGTGGAGCCGCTCTTCCTGCTGACGGCCTGTGAGGAGCCGATGACCTTCGACCGGGTCATGGGCGATTTCGACGAGCTGGTCGCCGAGAACGAGCACTTCGAGTTCTACTGGTTCCCGCACACCGGGAACTGCAACACCAAGCGCAACAACCGCAGCGCCGGCCCCGCCGCCCCGCCCGGAAAGGTCAGCGGCTGGATCGAGGACGAGCTCCTCTCCAACGGGCTCTTCCAGGTGGCCTGTTCGCTGGGCCGGGCGGTGCCCGCCACCATTCCCTCGATCGCCAAGCTCTCCAGCCGCGCCTTGTCGGCCCGTACGTACACCGACATCCCCTACAAGGTCTTCACCAGCCCGCGCCGGGTCCGCTTCGTGGAGATGGAGTACGCGCTGCCGCGCGAGGCCGCCGTGGAGGCGCTGCGCGAGGTGAAGGCGATGGTCGAGCGTTCGCCGCTGCGGATCAGCTTCCCGGTGGAGGTCCGTACCGCCCCGGCGGACGACATCGCGCTCTCCACGGCCTCGGGCCGCGAGAGCGCGTACATCGCCGTCCACCTCTACAAGGGCACGCCCTACCAGGCGTACTTCACGGCGGTCGAGCGCATCATGACCGCCCACGCCGGCCGCCCGCACTGGGGCAAGGTCAACACCCGTGACGCCGAGTACCTCGCCGGGGTGTACCCGCGGTTCGGCGAGTTCACCGCCGTACGCGACCGGCTCGACCCGGACCGGCTGTTCGGCAACGACTACCTGCGCCGGGTCCTGGGCGAGTAG